In one window of Epinephelus fuscoguttatus linkage group LG20, E.fuscoguttatus.final_Chr_v1 DNA:
- the dnajb12b gene encoding dnaJ homolog subfamily B member 12b, whose amino-acid sequence MLTFRLIKNTIKKTPYYQLNWFGHVKSHGQYITSIPSCQRFAAAAAAAAARHQQAPVFTSGPVRPLLPAAMEVNRDEAERCIDIATAALTNEQPEKAQRFLEKAQRLFPTEKAKVLLELIAKNGFTPRQGSGHSDFSGGSGPRQRQTNSEDTRPEEKPSDTSKSYSADQLEAVRRIKQCKDFYEILGVQADASDDELKRSYRKLALKFHPDKNHAPGATEAFKAIGNAYAVLSNANKRRQYDQCEEERRHPSRHGPDNGNFEPDISPEDLFNMFFGGGYPSSNANVYTNGRMRYPRRERRERQRDGGLALFVQVMPILILVIVSALSQIMVNSPPYSLSFRPSAGYTQKRLTENLKVPYYVGEHFSREFTGLNLKNLERTVEDDYISNLRNNCWKEKQQKEGMLYRARYFGDTDLYQRAQRARTPSCAKLSEISASFHG is encoded by the exons atgttaACATTCAggttaataaaaaacacaattaaaaaaacaccctaCTATCAGTTAAATTGGTTTGGGCATGTTAAAAGTCATGGGCAGTATATCACCAGCATCCCCAGCTGCCAGAggtttgcagcagcagcagcagcagcagcagcacgtcATCAGCAGGCGCCTGTATTTACTTCTGGTCCAGTTCGCCCGCTGCTGCCCGCTGCAATGGAGGTAAACAGGGACGAAGCGGAGCGCTGCATCGACATCGCGACTGCGGCGCTGACCAACGAGCAGCCCGAGAAGGCGCAGAGGTTCCTGGAGAAGGCGCAGAGACTCTTCCCGACAGAGAAAGCCAAGG TGCTGCTGGAGCTGATAGCAAAGAATGGATTCACACCTCGACAAGGCAGCGGCCACTCAGACTTCAGCGGGGGCTCTGGGCCTCGACAGCGGCAGACCAACAGCGAGGACACCAGACCTGAAGAAAAGCCATCAGACACCTCAAAATCCTACTCGGCAGATCAGCTGGAGGCCGTGAGGAG GATAAAACAGTGTAAAGACTTCTATGAGATCCTCGGGGTCCAGGCAGACGCCTCCGATGATGAACTCAAAAGATCATACAGAAAACTTGCTTTGAAATTCCATCCAGACAAGAACCACGCTCCAGGTGCTACGGAGGCATTTAAAG CTATTGGGAATGCGTACGCTGTTTTGAGTAACGCTAACAAGAGACGACAGTACGATCAAtgtgaagaggagaggaggcatCCCTCAAGACACGGCCCAGACAATGGAAACTTCGAGCCAGATATTTCACCTGAAGACCTCTTTAACATGTTCTTTGGAGGAGGTTACCCGTCAA GTAATGCTAATGTGTACACCAATGGGCGGATGCGTTACCCAAGGCGAGAGAGAAGAGAGCGACAACGGGAT GGAGGCCTCGCTCTGTTCGTACAGGTCATGCCCATCCTCATCCTGGTCATTGTGTCGGCCCTGAGTCAGATCATGGTCAACAGCCCCCCCTACAGCCTCAGCTTCAGGCC GTCAGCAGGTTACACGCAGAAGAGGCTGACGGAGAACCTGAAGGTGCCATATTATGTGGGGGAGCACTTCTCCAGGGAGTTCACCGGCCTGAATCTGAAGAATCTGGAGCGGACGGTGGAGGATGATTATATTTCCAACCTCCGCAACAATTGCTGGAAGGAGAAGCAACAGA